CATCTATGCCACCGGCAAAATATTGCTGTGCAAATGCCGGACTTGCCACCAAAAGGTAGTTCACCTTGCCTAATTCAAAGGCCTGATAGCCGGGCAATATGCGGGCGTGTGAGCTGATGGCGGCACTGGCCTCCCCGGATTTGAGTTTTTCCGTAGTCCGGGTTTCATCAAGGATCAGCAGGTTCAGGGTTATCGCCCGGGATTTTAACAAGGGAGCAATGGCGCCGATAAACCAGGTGGCGACGCTGTCGGCATTGACTGCCACCGAAAGATTCACCGCCTGCTCGCTGTCATCGGGCAGCAAGTCGTCGCTGAGCACACTTTCCAGCTGCTGCACCTGCCAGTAATGGCGCAACAGTTTCTCTCCCGCTTCCGTGGCGGTGATCGGCTGGCCGCGGATAATGACGGGCCGGGCGACATATTCCTCCAGTGCCTTAATGCGCTGCGACACCGCAGACTGTGAAATGTGCAGCTTAACGGCCGCCCCTTCAAAGCTTTGTTCCTGCATCACGGTATGCAGGGCATATAATAATTTATAATCAAGCCTGGCCATTTTTTCTCCTTAGTAACTTGCCGAGAATCAACGACATTAATTTTACTAATACAATATTAAAATCATTAATTTTATTTATATGGTGGAGTTTATTACACTCCCAGACCTAAGAACAGGGAGCAGGCACAACCGGCCACAGAAAAGAGCAAAGGACAGCAAGTTAATACAGAGCAGGAAACAGCATGAGCATTTTACCTTTTATCCAGGGCTTCGGCCTGGGCGCCAGTATGATCATCCCCATAGGCGCGCAAAATTCTTTTATTATCAACCAGGGGATCAAGCGCAACCATCACCTGACGGCCGCGACTATCTGCATATTTTGCGATATCAGTTTGTTTATGCTCGGTGTCTTTGGCGGCGCCGAGCTGATAGGAACAAACGATATCCTGTTTACCCTGATCACCTGGGCGGGCATACTGTTTTTACTGGGGTACGGGGCCTTATCGTTAAAAGCTGCCATCAACGCCGCAACCACAATCAACCGGGGAGAGGGAAATAATCAGTCATTTAAAGCCGTGGTCCTGACCACTTTGGCGGTGACCCTGCTTAATCCCCATGTGTATCTGGATACTGTGGTGATCCTCGGCAGTGTCGGCAGCCAATTCTCCGGCGCCGAAAAGCCCTGGTACCTGCTGGGACTTATGCTGGCTTCCATCCTCTGGTTTTACGGCTTATCTGTCTTTGCCGCCAAATTTTCCCCTGTGCTGGGGCAAAAAAGGGTCAAACAGGGCATAGATATCGCCATCGCCATTATTATGTGGCTGATTGCCTGGTCGCTGCTGGCTAACTGGCTGGCCCGTTAGCACTTACGCCAATCCAGATTAGCCGGCTTCAGGCAACAGCCGGCATTTATCAGGTGGCGAAAGTGAGCCTCGGCCGGGCTTCCGACGACAGATCCACCTGCGGGTTACACAACAATAAACGGCTGGAGTCTATCTGCTCCTGCTCCACCATATAGCTTTTAAAGTGGTTAAGGCGTTTTAGCGACAGTTCATTTAAGGTTCTAAGCTCGGCTTCTGTCAGCTCCTCGGTGCCCACAGGCAAGCCGATATCCTGTGCGGTGGCAACGGCGCACAGGGTGACCCGGGTATCCGGCTTGTCCTTCATCAGGGTAGCAAACTCGTTGAAAAAAGCGGTATGGTCCTGGGCGAACTCGCTTACCCCGGGAGAGAGCAACAGGTCGTTAAAGCGGACTTTTAGCAGGTATTCCCCGGCCGACAGGGTAATGGAAACCACATTGGCATAAGGCACGAAAGTGGTCATTAAATACTCCCTGGTGGCCCTCATGACCGCCTGTTTGGTCAACAAGGTTAAAAAGCCGGAAAAACCGAAGGAAGGATCACTGGTATTGCCGGATAACGGGATATCCAGTTCAACATTGCCGTCGCTGTCCTTAAGCATGCCCAGGGCGACATTAAAAGGGATAGCGGTTTGATCTTTTAAGCTGTCTACCTGGTGGTCGTCGGCCGAAGTCAATTCTATCCCGCGCAACAGGATATCGGTATGGCCGTCAATTTCTTCACCGGTTAAGGTCACATCCACTCCCAGATCCAGCTGGCCGCTTTGTAGCTCGTGCTGCAGGGCGTCTTTAATATAAGCGGAGATTGCCGGCAGGCTGATTTCCCGGAAGCCGCCGCTGAGCTTATAAACCGGCTCCGGCAAGAAAGGACTGGTATAACCCGACAAGTCAAATTTGGCATACTTGTTACTTTTACCCGTTAGCTTAAAGGCCGTTCTTGTCTCAGGCTGCTGGTTATTCACCGGCCCCGCCTCTAAGGTGCTGATGATAAAATCCCGTTTATAGGCGGGTTTGACACTCCGGTCGGTGAAGCGGATATGGCTGTCCTGCTCCAGGACAAATTCATTCATCACCAGGGCAAAATCCTGCCCCGGCGCCGCTGATTGCTGCGCTGCTTTCTCCTTACCCTGCACCTGTTTTTCCGGCCCTGGGGCTTCTTCTACAGCCTGTGCGGAGGAAAGCTTAACCAGGTTTTCAAGGTTTTTGTTTTCATCAAGGGAAAGGTCCAGCTCAAAACTGCCCAGACCGATCTTGTTGATACTCAGGCCGCCAGGTGAAGCCTGGACTTCCTTTACCGCAAGTGAGCTTATCCTGGCGATAGCCGGCAATTCATTATCGGTAAAATCGGAAAAACTCGCCCCGGTTAAGGTTATTTCATCCATCCTGAGGGCGGGAATATTTTCTGTGACCGCCAGCAGGATATTATCCAGCTTCAGCGTTTCAAAGGCCATCAGCTGATTCTGCGCCTCCCGGTGATAACCCCTGGCGTCCGTTAGTACCAAATTGGCGTCCCCTTTAATCACAGGCAGCGAACCTTCAGGCGCGCCGAAAACCAGCGCCAGGTCAAGCGCCTTAGACTCAAGCAATTGTTTTGATAGCGTAAAATGGGTCTGTTCCTGCTCAAGGTGCAAGGTATCTATAACCAGGCCCGTCTCCTTAAAGTCAAGTTTAAGCTTGTCCTTCTTATTGCTCTGCACGTGCAGATTTGTCCGGTAGTCCAACACACCCGAGTGCAGGAATATGCCTTCGGGGAGCCAGGGGGACAGCCGGGTCAAATCAAAATCTTCCAGTGCAAGATCGGCTTCAATTGCCGCCGTTTCTTGTCTGATGATGCCATCGAGTCCCAGGGTTAAAGGCGCCTGGTTCACTTTAGCGTTAAGGGCAACAGAAAAATCCTGGCGGTTTGCCGTCGCCTCGACATCAGCAAGTTCCAGGCTGTCGATAACTAACTCATGCTGCCCCTGGGGCAGATTAACCGCCAGGGTGGAATTTTTCACCTTAAGTGCAGGCAGCTCCAAAGTATAAGGGAACTCCTTTTCCTGCTCCTGCTCGCCATCTTCCCCGGCCTTATCTGCAGCTGGCACCGCAAAGCCGGCAACTTCAAAGCTGTCGCCCTTTTGGCTGATATCCAGGAATAAACCATCAAGGTTAAATTCATTGATATGGATGCGGTCGAACAATAACTGATACAGGCGAATACGCACCACCAGGCTATCCAGGCGGAAAAGCTGTTTTTCCCGGTCAGCCGCCGGATGCAGGGTTAAATTGCTGACGCTCAATTTAGACAGGAAAGGGTTATAGCGGATACTGGTGTCATCCGATAACACCAGGTTCTGCGGCACCAGCATATCGGCAATAAAATAACGGCTGGCCGCCGGTGACAGTAACCAGATAAGGCAATATAAGCCAAGGAAAAGTAAAAGGATAATTTTTGTTATTTTTATTGCGATCGTACGCATAATTTAAACCCTGATCCGTTTGCTGAGAAATATTGTCGGCGTTAGCAGGACATTGTACTAAGAAAAAAACAAAAATTAACCGGCGAGCAAAGAATATTTAACTTCAAACAGAGAATCAGCGCTTTAATTCGCAAAGCGGCCTTTTATCTGCAAAGAGGCACAGCGCAGAAAGACCGCCTAATTTGCCCGGACAGGCAAAAAATAAAAACTCAAAAGAGAGCAGGAAAATTAAGACGAGTAAATCAGGGTTTCTCCCTGGCGAAGAGAATCCTTAATAACTATTTTTTTCATAATATTAAGCAACTTACTATCATCGGTACTATCAAGTAACGGCATGGATTGCACGGTAAAGTTTTTTTCACTTTGGCTGGCCGGTTGCTGATTTGCATTCATGATAATAGATCCACTTCGTTGAAAAATGTCGCCGTTGCTCAGGCAGATCGGGATATGGCCGGATAATAACGCAGAAAGTTTTCGGTTAACTTGATCTGGCGCAAGAAAAAGTGTTTTTTTTTCGCCGTAATGTTTATCTTTAACCGGGAGATCCTCCTCCCGGTATCTGTCAGCCCGGCAAAAATCAGTTTTCTAATGATTTTAACAAGGCCTCGGCATCTTTTTTACCGGCATAAGCCTGTTCATTGGCCAGTACGTCTTTAAGGTATTTGACCGCCTCAAGATTACGTCCCATCTTATTCAGGGTATAGGCAAGGTGATATTGTACTTCCATATTATCGACATCCAGGGCCAGTGCCTGGCGGTATAAAGGCAAGGCCTGCTGGTAATTGCCCCGCAGGGTCTCAACCCAGGCTTTAGTGTCGATAATGGCAACATTATCCGGTAACCGGGCATAAGCGGCATCGGCGTATTGCGCCGCTTTATCAAAATTCTCCAGGCTTAAATAGATGGCGGCGGCATTGTTAAACAGTACCGGTGCATCGGGGAAACGTGCGATCAGGGTATCGTAAAACTCCCCTGCTTTGGCCAGCTCTCCCAGGCCCTTATAACTGTCCGCCAGGGCGATAGCGCTGAGCAATTCATCCGGATAACGCTTTAATCTTGCCTCCAGCAAATCAACCGCCTGCCGGTATTGCCCCTGTTCCTGGTATACCCGGTACAATCCCAGGGTAGCCTGCTGGGAGGCACTTGAGGTGAGTGCTTCCCGGTAAACGGCAATCGCCTGAGCATATTGGCCGTTAAGACGATAGGTATCCCCTTTTAAAGCCGAGATCAAACCGTTTTTTGGCATCACCTGTTCCAGTTGCCTGATAGTGGCCATGGCATTATCAAAGTCCTTGCGCTTCTGATAAATATCTATCAACTGCAAATATGCCGGAACCAGGGTGCTGTCCCTGGTGATGGCTTTTTCCAGGTTGGTGATGGCATTATCGTTTTCACCGAACAATACCTGGGTTTTAGCCAGCGCCAGCAGAGCCTGCCCTTTTTCCACACTGTGCTTCACCGCCAGCTGGTGGGCCTGCAATGCCTTATCGTTTTGCTTGCTTTTCAGGTAAAGTCCGGCGGCAAGCAGCTGGATTTCGGCATCCTTGTTAAAACGGTTCAGGTATTCTTCCACCAGTTCCAGTGCCCGGTCTATGTCGTTCAGTTTAGTGTGATAGTCAGCCAGGCGGCTTAAAGCGACATTGTTTCCTCGATCCTGGGCATAAGCCTTTTCAAGCCAGGTTAAGGCATTGGCGGGTTCGTTAAGACGCAAATAGTTATCCGCAAGCTCAAGCATTAAAGTAGTATTGGGATTGTTTTGCTCCAGATACTGGTGCAGGCGTCTGTTCGACTGTTTGATACGGCCCGACAACATATCCATGCGGGCAAGATGAAGCACCGCCTGGTAATTATCCGCATCCAGCTTTAACGCCTGCTCAAAGGCAAAGCGGGCCTTTTCATGCTCGCCGTTAAGCCCGAGCAAACTGCCTTTTAGCTGATGTAAAAAACTGTCCTGTTCGCGCAGGGCTATGGCCTTATCCACGGAACCAAGCGCCAGTTCCAGCTGTTGGTTATCCTGGTAGGCCCGGGTAAACAACAGATATAAATCAGCCTTGTCTGTTTGTGCATTCGCCAATCCTTCAGCCTGCTGCAAATGGCCGATGGCCTGCTCTGCCTGCCCCCGGCTCAGGTATAACCTGGCAATATCCAGGTGTGCGCCGCTTTCCCGGGGCAGTGCCCGGATAACATCGAGAAAATAACGCTCGGCTTTTTCTGCCGCGCCGGTTGCCATATAGGCACGGCCAAGCAGGCTCCAGGTTTCGACATCGCCGGGGTTAATCAAACGCGCCTTCACCAGGTAGCTTTTTGCTGAAAAAGGCTCGTTTAATTTAAACTCGGTTTTCGCCAGCAGTTTTAATGCCCGGGTATCTTCCTTGTTAATATCATAATACTTACGTAAGGCATCCCGGGCTTTAAGGTATTGCCCCTGGCCATAGCTGATCACCCCGGCCAGATAATAATAAACCGGGTTGGCCTGCATCACTTCGTCCGGCACACCGGTTAATACGGTATTGAGGTGCTCTATCGTTGCTTCAGACTCGGCCTGGTTGCCCAAAGCAATGTTAATGATCGCCTTAAGGTAATTTGCCCTGGGTTCATTGGGGATCTGGTTGGTTATCACAGTCACATCCAGCAAGGCCGCCTGATATTGTCCCTTATCAATCAGTAAGCCGGCACGCATCAGCAGCGCCGGAAAGTTCTCGCGGTTAAGGGCGATAACCTCATTAATTTTCGCCAGCGCCGCTTCTGCCCCTCCCTGCATTTGCTCTATATTGGCCAGCATCAGCAGGGCGTTGGTATTGGTGGGGGCTTTTGCCAGTGCCAGCTCGGCATGCTCCCTCGCCTGCCTGAGGTTTTCCCGTAGCAGGGCAACCTGTGCCCGCCCCAAAATCGCCAGGACATTATTGCCGTTATACTCAAGTGCCTGGCGGAAACTCTGCTCGGCCCTGACATATTTTTTTTGCGCAACAAAAGCCTGCCCCTTAAGCATGGCAATCTTGCTTTTTAAACGGGCATTGCTGCCTGGAGGAAAATTACTGGCAACAACAGGCTCATATTTTTTTTGCAACAGCAAAGCTTCAAGCATAAGCGGTAAAATACGCTTTTCATCGGCGCCGTGTTTAAGGGCATAAGTCAGCTCTATTTCGGCAGCCGCACCGTCTCCCTGGGCAATCAGCACCTCCGCCATCAATATTTTCGAAGGCAGATGGTTGGGATTGTTTTTCAGCGAATTTTTTAAAAACACCACCGCCGTATTCAAATCCGACTGGGCAAAACTGCGCAGCGCATCCTCATAGGCCTGGTTCGCCTGCTGTTCGGTAAACGCCAAGGTTTTGACATTCACAAAACAGCCAAGAATAAATATCAGAAAAATTTGTTGGATCAGTTTTATCTGGCGTTTAGCCATAGGAAGAAAT
This genomic window from Thalassomonas viridans contains:
- a CDS encoding LysR family transcriptional regulator ArgP; the encoded protein is MARLDYKLLYALHTVMQEQSFEGAAVKLHISQSAVSQRIKALEEYVARPVIIRGQPITATEAGEKLLRHYWQVQQLESVLSDDLLPDDSEQAVNLSVAVNADSVATWFIGAIAPLLKSRAITLNLLILDETRTTEKLKSGEASAAISSHARILPGYQAFELGKVNYLLVASPAFAQQYFAGGIDAAGLRSAPGVSFDVKDNMHTRFIEQHFGLGGDAYPRHTVPSSEAFVELARQGLAYCLIPEQQIKKELTAGELVNLLPGKAHVETLYWHTWGLAGGIYRQLADLIQQRGRALLGEKSIEV
- a CDS encoding LysE/ArgO family amino acid transporter — its product is MSILPFIQGFGLGASMIIPIGAQNSFIINQGIKRNHHLTAATICIFCDISLFMLGVFGGAELIGTNDILFTLITWAGILFLLGYGALSLKAAINAATTINRGEGNNQSFKAVVLTTLAVTLLNPHVYLDTVVILGSVGSQFSGAEKPWYLLGLMLASILWFYGLSVFAAKFSPVLGQKRVKQGIDIAIAIIMWLIAWSLLANWLAR
- a CDS encoding DUF748 domain-containing protein codes for the protein MRTIAIKITKIILLLFLGLYCLIWLLSPAASRYFIADMLVPQNLVLSDDTSIRYNPFLSKLSVSNLTLHPAADREKQLFRLDSLVVRIRLYQLLFDRIHINEFNLDGLFLDISQKGDSFEVAGFAVPAADKAGEDGEQEQEKEFPYTLELPALKVKNSTLAVNLPQGQHELVIDSLELADVEATANRQDFSVALNAKVNQAPLTLGLDGIIRQETAAIEADLALEDFDLTRLSPWLPEGIFLHSGVLDYRTNLHVQSNKKDKLKLDFKETGLVIDTLHLEQEQTHFTLSKQLLESKALDLALVFGAPEGSLPVIKGDANLVLTDARGYHREAQNQLMAFETLKLDNILLAVTENIPALRMDEITLTGASFSDFTDNELPAIARISSLAVKEVQASPGGLSINKIGLGSFELDLSLDENKNLENLVKLSSAQAVEEAPGPEKQVQGKEKAAQQSAAPGQDFALVMNEFVLEQDSHIRFTDRSVKPAYKRDFIISTLEAGPVNNQQPETRTAFKLTGKSNKYAKFDLSGYTSPFLPEPVYKLSGGFREISLPAISAYIKDALQHELQSGQLDLGVDVTLTGEEIDGHTDILLRGIELTSADDHQVDSLKDQTAIPFNVALGMLKDSDGNVELDIPLSGNTSDPSFGFSGFLTLLTKQAVMRATREYLMTTFVPYANVVSITLSAGEYLLKVRFNDLLLSPGVSEFAQDHTAFFNEFATLMKDKPDTRVTLCAVATAQDIGLPVGTEELTEAELRTLNELSLKRLNHFKSYMVEQEQIDSSRLLLCNPQVDLSSEARPRLTFAT
- the prsT gene encoding XrtA/PEP-CTERM system TPR-repeat protein PrsT, with the translated sequence MAKRQIKLIQQIFLIFILGCFVNVKTLAFTEQQANQAYEDALRSFAQSDLNTAVVFLKNSLKNNPNHLPSKILMAEVLIAQGDGAAAEIELTYALKHGADEKRILPLMLEALLLQKKYEPVVASNFPPGSNARLKSKIAMLKGQAFVAQKKYVRAEQSFRQALEYNGNNVLAILGRAQVALLRENLRQAREHAELALAKAPTNTNALLMLANIEQMQGGAEAALAKINEVIALNRENFPALLMRAGLLIDKGQYQAALLDVTVITNQIPNEPRANYLKAIINIALGNQAESEATIEHLNTVLTGVPDEVMQANPVYYYLAGVISYGQGQYLKARDALRKYYDINKEDTRALKLLAKTEFKLNEPFSAKSYLVKARLINPGDVETWSLLGRAYMATGAAEKAERYFLDVIRALPRESGAHLDIARLYLSRGQAEQAIGHLQQAEGLANAQTDKADLYLLFTRAYQDNQQLELALGSVDKAIALREQDSFLHQLKGSLLGLNGEHEKARFAFEQALKLDADNYQAVLHLARMDMLSGRIKQSNRRLHQYLEQNNPNTTLMLELADNYLRLNEPANALTWLEKAYAQDRGNNVALSRLADYHTKLNDIDRALELVEEYLNRFNKDAEIQLLAAGLYLKSKQNDKALQAHQLAVKHSVEKGQALLALAKTQVLFGENDNAITNLEKAITRDSTLVPAYLQLIDIYQKRKDFDNAMATIRQLEQVMPKNGLISALKGDTYRLNGQYAQAIAVYREALTSSASQQATLGLYRVYQEQGQYRQAVDLLEARLKRYPDELLSAIALADSYKGLGELAKAGEFYDTLIARFPDAPVLFNNAAAIYLSLENFDKAAQYADAAYARLPDNVAIIDTKAWVETLRGNYQQALPLYRQALALDVDNMEVQYHLAYTLNKMGRNLEAVKYLKDVLANEQAYAGKKDAEALLKSLEN